The following DNA comes from Emys orbicularis isolate rEmyOrb1 chromosome 13, rEmyOrb1.hap1, whole genome shotgun sequence.
TCAAGATATGCTGTCTTCTAATtgtcatttttttctaaatagctCCCCATATCTCACTCTTACAACATGCTGCCACCTAGTGGCCATTTTACAGTATAACTTTTCGATTATTTCATTGGCTACTGAACTCTATTGGTCATTAGTCAGTATTTCTGACGCCCCCCCCCCTCTTATTTCCTCTCCTCTGTTACCATCTAGTGTTGATTTCCTAGCATGACTGCCTGTTGCTTTTCTCTCCTCTAGTGGATTCTTCTTGCTATAGCTGCGTCTTTCCTGTTCTTGACTCTCATGTCACCTGGTGGCCGTTATTTAGTATAACACCCCATAAATCACTACATAACAtctgctcttctcttctcttcagtGCTCTCTACTCAACACTTACACACCGTAATAGAgcttcacctccctttccatcgGTCATTTGGCAACATAACTTCTCCTTTCTTGCCCTTCTAGTTTGGCTGATTTTCATTAGGCAGCAGGGCTGCACCTGTCCCATTCCTCTGCCCTCTAATGGCCCTAGACAGCATAATTGCATCTCCCCTCATTCGTACCTATTGTGAGGTGTGCACTGTTTCAGACTATAGCCACTGGGAACAAAATCATAGAAAAAACGATTGCAACTTTAGTTGATACAAAAGCACATACAATGGCAGCAACTCTCAAAGGTTTAGCAGGCGTTTCCCATCCATCCAGAGCCTTTCTGTTGATGTGGGGTCTCTTTCCAATGGAACTGCATAGATTGAAGCTACTGTGACAGAATCCCCGTGGCTCTTCAGGCTTAAATTCCCACAGGCGTATAAGGGATAAAAGTGTCCAACTCCCATTTCAAAGATTTGGGTGACTAACTCGGTTAGGTCCCTTGGGAAATGGCTTCCACAGAGTTGGAGCCCTACCATTCTCACTggtgcccagctcccctgcctctgGCCAAGCCCTGACATGCTCACAGTGACTGAGCCAGCATGGCCCTGTTTGGGATCACAAGAGTTCTGCCCTTTGGTAGGTGGTAGCCGCTTCCTCTCTCCATATGTTGCCTCACCCCCTGAGGAGAGGGCCCTGCATGGAACACAGCTGTCTGTGGTATCTGATGCTGACTAGACACTGTGCCCTCAGAACTAGCCCTCTCAGACATTGCACTTGTTGAAGTTAGTTTTGGGGATGTTCATTGTAACAGGTCCcctccctttgaactgctctgagcagctgctggaagcagagaagCTGGTGCCCTGCAGGGCCACATGCAGAGTCCCTCATCAGTGACCGTTTGACAGACCTGACTCCAGAAATGGCCTCAGTTCTACGTGTGCCCTGGCAACCCcccagctgggactgggcaatCCCAGTGGACCTGGGGTGTGAGTCTACCTCTTTGTTTGCCCAACCTCCCTGCTTCAAACGGCCAGTGAGCCTGGAGAAGTTGCTTTGCCAGAGCTGGTCACAGCTGGGTGTAGCCTAGATAAGAGCTATAAAGCTGTTCCTGGTAAAGTGTCCAGAGGTCCCTGCAGGGACCTAGTTATTTGCTTCCGGCCTGTGTGAGTGCAGTGAAAGTGGTTGGTTTGCAGAGGGCTATGATGGAAATaagcacaatttcaggggtggcAGATTTCCCAGGCTTGCGACCCCACATATGCTGCACAAGGAGTTACTATTTTTATTgtccaaacatttattttgatcataGACTGCTTTTATACAGATCAAAAAATAGGTTAAAATTTTGTCTCCATTCTGCGTAGTGCCCAGTTAATAACTGCATGATTGGAACATAGTTatggccacctccctccctggtcCTTCCACTAAGATGGACAACACTGAGTGCTGAGATTttcactgggacttttcaacttaaTTTTAATGGGCGCTGATTGCTTAAATCACCCAGACAGCTTTGAACACCTCAGGCTAAGTTATTATCTCGGAGTCTTTGCACGTTTTTGTGAAAGCCACATTTACTGACTGCTTTGCACAAggcttccttgacctctctgtttctcaggctgtagatgagggggtttacCAGGGGAGTCAGGACCGTGTAGCAAAGAGAGAGCACTTTCTTCAGGTCTCCCAGTATATCACGTTTCGGTAGCATGTAGACAACAATTAAGgttccatagaaaattgtcaccacaatgaggtgagaggagcaggtggaaaaggccttttttctcccggtggtggaagggattctcaggatggtggcgATGATGCACACGTAGGATATCAGGGTAAGTAGGAATGGAGGCAGGATGAATACACAGGTTAGTATGAAGTCCACCAATATTATAAGGCGtgtgtcactgcaggagagttcCATCAGTGGGATGATatcacaatagaaatggtcaatttcattttgGCCACAGAATAATACCTGTGATAGGAATGAGATTAAGATAATTACAGCCAAACAACCATTTAACCATGATGCAGCAGCCAATTGGAGGCAAATCCTGATATTCATAAGAGTTGAATAGTGCAGGGGTTTACAtattgctaaataccgatcataagacatcactGCTAGGAGACAACATTCTGTACCTGCCAGAGAACCAAAGAAATACAGTTGTATGATGCAGCCACTGACTGACATGGTTTTGTCACCAGTCAGGAGACTGATCAGCAACCTGGGCAGGATGGttgaggtgtagcaggtctccaggcAGGACAGATTCCcgaggaaaaagtacatgggggtgtgaaagtgctgatcagccacaacgaGCACAATGATGAGAGTGTTCCCGGCCATGGTTGCCAGGTAGATcatcaggaagagaagaatttgcaaGTCAGGGAAATCCCCGAATCCGAGGAGGATGAATTCCATGATGACCGTTTGGTTTCTGCCGTCTGCCATCGGTTGAGTCTAGGAATAATAAAACTGTACGATTAAATTGGAAGGACATACAGTTAAAATTTAATCAAATCTTGTGAATCAATTCCATAAATATTCAgaaactccctccctctcttgGTTACAGGCTGAAATTTTAATACTAAATTTAGACTTCAGAACAAAGTGTCAGAAAACTGAGTCCCAGGACAGAACATTGCTCTAATGGGGAAGAGGGTGTTCTACGTGGATACCAACGACTACTATAACAGCCCGGTTCTCTGGTAGCGAAATACTGATATGATAGATCAGATCATTTCTTTGTCTATCATATCCCATCTGGTGACATACCAAAGCATAAAATGATGCTTAAATGCTGTATTTCACTTCTGGCAATGCCCAGAATCATGCCATGTCTTACGAGTCAAAATCAATAAATATATCAACTGAAATCTTGGACTGAGATTTTCAATGCAGTCTAGTGTCCTTAAACACCAATCTTCTGTTATGTTTATTTCCATTAAATTTAACAATATATCCTGGTATATCCAGCATTTCAGTGCCCTATAGGAGAAGGAATAATTTTCATCCCCTCAAAAGAGATCAGTTTATGCCATAAATTCTGAAGTGGAGTAAATTCTCCCTTAGTTcctgtggtggtgatggtgacaTGGTGAGGGACTGGCAATGCCTTTTCTGATTCCCAACATTAACTATGTagcagtaataaaatacaggTCTTTGGAGGGTGGATCTTATGAAGGGGTAAAACCAGGCTGATGTGCAACCCTAACTGGGGAAAGACCCTCCCcattcctgatttcactcctgcatgcctgagcaatatttttatactcctccctggtcatttgtccaatcttccacttcttgtggacttgtttttgtgtgtgttaagatcagcaaggatttcactgttaagccaagttggtcacctgccatatttactattctttctacacatcaggatggtttgttcctgtaaccacaataaggattctttaaaatacagccagctctcctggactcctttctctctcatgttattctcccaggggatcctgcccatcagttccctgagggagtcaaagtctgcttttctgaagtctagggtccgtattctgctgctcttctttcttccttgtgtcaggggATCCTGAACTGCCTCCCagcttcccatccacttttgcttcccctactaattcttccctgtttgtgagcagcaggtcaataAGAGCTCttcccctagttggttcctccagcacttgcactagGAAATTATCCCCTACACTttacaaaaacttcctggattgtctgtgcaccgctgtattgctctcccagcaggtatcagggtgattgaagtcccccatgagaaccagggcctgtgatctagtaacttctgatAGTTGCCTTAAGAAatcctcgtccacctcatccctctggtctggtggtctatagcagactcccaccacgacaatacccttgttgctcacacttctaaacttaatccagagactctcagtttcatactggaggtctgagcaatcatactggtctcttacatacaatgcaactcccccaccttttctgccccgcctgtccttcctgaacagtttatatccatccatgacagtactccagtcatctgagttatcccaccaagtctcttaGTAAGAGCTAAGATGCTGGAGACTCATTAGTGGAATGTAAAAACAA
Coding sequences within:
- the LOC135887515 gene encoding olfactory receptor 6N1-like; the encoded protein is MADGRNQTVIMEFILLGFGDFPDLQILLFLMIYLATMAGNTLIIVLVVADQHFHTPMYFFLGNLSCLETCYTSTILPRLLISLLTGDKTMSVSGCIIQLYFFGSLAGTECCLLAVMSYDRYLAICKPLHYSTLMNIRICLQLAAASWLNGCLAVIILISFLSQVLFCGQNEIDHFYCDIIPLMELSCSDTRLIILVDFILTCVFILPPFLLTLISYVCIIATILRIPSTTGRKKAFSTCSSHLIVVTIFYGTLIVVYMLPKRDILGDLKKVLSLCYTVLTPLVNPLIYSLRNREVKEALCKAVSKCGFHKNVQRLRDNNLA